AATCAATTGAAGTTATTATGACAAAATACCCCCAACATTAAACAGGCACACCTCAAAACAGAATGGACTGGGAACTACATTTCCATCAAACAAATCAGAGATTACCGTTTCAGTATCAGAAAAGGATGAGGGGCCAACAACTTTTCATGGTTGATAAGAAAAGCTTGAATAGGTGGTGGGTCCCAATCCCTTTTCAATACTAAAGTTGTTAATATCAACCACTACCAGGAAAGTACCACTTCATGAAACAGTACAGTAAAATGGATATCTTCTCTCATTAAATGGAACTACAGAATGATCACCGCCATCTAAATAAGGCTTCAATCTTAAAAATTCAACAAAATAAAACGTaaaaaaccaaaaccaaagATCTCTCATCCGCACTCTTCTATCCAATCCAATCTAGAATAATACATCAGCTAAAACTAATCAATTAAACAACAGAAAACAGCAGAGAAGAACATACATTCGAAAGAGAAATGCATCGACAAAAAACTTATGTAAAAAGGAGCAGACAAGACGTACCTTCGTTGGAGACCTGATCTTTGAGCTTCGGCTTTTGCTGGCTAGACACATTCTGAACAGAGAACGACCTCCTAACAGGGCTGGACCTCAAGGTCCGAATCAACAACAGATTCGATCTCCACTTACTGCTTCCGGAACCGAAATCCACAAATCTCGAACCAGAACGACAATGTGAAGTAGCAGAGAATTGTGGAGCGGAAGTCGACATTCCTGTTCTATCGGTGATCGGTGATCAGTGATTAGAGTGGGTGTATAAtgtatatagtgaaagaatgggCTAAATTTGGCGCAAACAAATCAATCATACGGAGTTAGAAAATTGTTAAAGAAAAAGTTGCAATCTTTTGTCTTAATTTACTGAACCGATTATAAATCTGTACAATAAAGTGAAGCCACGCACATGATTCCGATCGATTCACGTGCCTGGTTCCGCTCCGCCATAATTGAAAGCTCTGGGATTCTGATTCTGTGTGGCAGAAAGATAGTTGGGATTCTTACATGAGGTCACGACTGGAATTTGGAAAGTGTTTTTGGTGACGTGGCTGTTTGTAACCGGTGGAAAGATATGAATGCAATAAGTTAATGTGGATGCTGATCGTAGTATGATTTTAATTTGCAATTATACATGCATCGTCCAAATGGACCGATATGATTTGCAAATCAAAgaggtgtttttttttttgacggTGTGGGTTaaatcatttttaatattaaaattatttatttatttgaattaaataaattattaattaacgGTTACTAATTAATCAACGAGTTTTTTGGGatgatataaatttttattttcgtaATTTATCCGATTACTTATTTCTTAGTTAAAATTTGATGTATCTTGATATGGAAAAAGAAAATCGATGGGACAATACTTTGTTGTTTAAAGGGGTCTTTCTAATGCTTgaaataaaatagaaagaaaattagTGTGAGAACGTTGATTAGTGATCCGTGATGTCTAAATTAGTAGAATTTTAGATTGAGTATCAAATAATTAGGAGTAATCGCAATTGATGTGTATATATACTTTGATTATGGTGTTATATCGTATTTATAGAATGTTCATGGGTAGATTTGTTAGTTTAATGTCCTCTTTAGACTGTTAGATAATGGACGTATTTTAGGTAGTTTACATCATGCCTGACTTGAGATTTTTGGTAGGTGATTCAGATGTTCTCATTGAAAGGGTTCACAATTTCCAAGAAGCGCTGGTGTCAATAGTGTACCCGATATTTATGGGACTATATGTACCCTATATAAAAGGAATACCCTcagggtacccgttacccgtcataatcttttatatattaaaaaatattatcattttttagatgtaagatggaGATTTGAACCCCaaccttttatttttcaaccattgagtcAGGGGGGAATCCAGCATGGGGGCAGTTGCCCCCACtgacatttgtatttttttttaaatccaggtattaattttgaagttttagtgtTTTGCCCCCTCAGGTTTAGGGTTTATTGGTTttataattgaggatgaagaatgattttaaatttaagattttatttttatttttttaactatgttttaaagcaaaacaacatcgttttatttaattagaactatgtcgttttatttacaacaaaaataaaaagtaaatatttaaatgtaaaactaaataggtTCTAATCCCTGTCAAAAAAAAGGTTCTAAAACAAACCATCGGTCTCTCTTACTCTCTTTAGTCTatttagttcttcttcctcaattcctctttcttcttaagtCTAAATTGAAATCTCTAATCCTAAgtaagattaaatcaaaatcgaCAGCCAATCCCTCCGTAATTGGATCGTTGGTCCAGCACTACATCTAGATCCTCTCtgcttttgtattttttttgctcctacttaaattttgatttgatatttctgctactattttacttgaacttgagctttgattcctggttttctataattattattttctggataaaaattattttagtcgCATTGTTGCCTTCATGGGGgagaaatcctggattcgcccctgcattgagtgataccactaagctattttgttcttattaattaaggttcaatttgttcaatttttagatggatgatttattaaatttatactttgttaaatttgtaatattttttattttatttattgattcttaaaggGTAAGAGTACCCGCGGGTACTCATGAATTAAATGGggcgggtatgggatgcaaaaactATACCAGTTAGAGTAATGgtacgggtacgggtaattaaaaaataaactggtaagagtttgggattggcactacccACGAATACCCTACCCGTTGACATCCCTAGCAAAGTGTAAGTGTTCTTTctctccaatttttttttttattgcatgAAAGTGTTTAAGCGAAAGAATTCTCGCAAGCCATCGACTTTGGAAGAAATTGCTCTGATCTCCTCCAACAATAATGAGAACATGCCTCTACGAAAAATGGAGCAAATGGAAAACAGTAAGGGAAAATGGTGGAGGTTGAGACAATAAACAGAACCCTAAAGCCTACGATCAAGGCTCAATCTTGAAGGCTTCTCAATTAGTAGAATTGTAAATCGAATTTCCCCCTGGAGATGCATCTTCCCAGTCATGGGCAACACATTAATGAAGGTCTCCAAAATGGGATGGAGATATTGTTGGGGTTTATGTTCAATTTCTAATGTATGACATAAAATTTCCTCTTCCAGATCTATTGTAACCATGTTGGAAGAGTTTCACTTGTCTCTGTGCAAATTGGCATCAAATGTTTGGTTGGAATTATTAGCACTGAACAAGTTTTGTTCCATTCTAAACCTTGTCTTGAATGACATCGTCGTTCTAAAGGCCTATTAGAAGAAAAGGAGAAGATTTTTACTACtagagtaaagagccaatcCTTAGGACTTTGGAGGCCTCCTGCTCAGAAAATCAGATAGCATTAAGAGGTTTAAAGATAAATGGTTTTGGTTGGGATCAAAGATCGATTCCCTAGAGCATCCTTATCCTATAGGATTTTTTTATGCATATTGATGTGAGGGATTCTAAGCTGAACTTGATGGGTTTAGGGGTGTAAACGAACCTTGATAGTTCGTAAACTATTCGAGCTCGGCTCTGTAAAAGCtcgatcaaagctcggctcgagttCGGGATCGGCTTGATCACTAACGAACTGAGTTCGAACTTCCTcagttcggctcgaaagctcacaAGCAGtctcaattatttttaattactatatatatttcattatatatatatttaatatatatttcattggttattattagttttcatcacaattcacaactcaaataagatttaacccatAAAAAAACGACACAAAAAAGCTTAGACATTTGACTTTTTAACAAgacaattaggttttgataagaaacaaaatacattacaaactttaatatatatttcaacttttgaaatttttctccgAGTTTGTGTTTTCAGACCAAAAGTATCATCTACTATTCTGAAATATCGACAATAACAtgaatgtttttctttataaatattttaaactcatatggagtatgttataaggtttttttgttttccacgctacttattctatgcatatatgatgaatttggttaaaactcgttagaagctcgataaaagctctcGGTTCGAGAGGGCTCGGCTCGAGATATTAATGAGCCAATACTGAGCCTATCTAGGGTTCGGCTCGGCTTGGCTCGTTTATACCTTTAGTTGGGTCCACAATTTGCCTGAGATAAGATAGAAAAGTGGTGAAAGAAGGATCGGAAACCAATGATCCCCACTATGATGCCTAAATCAGTGTTGAGAATGATATTAATGTTCTGTTctttttttctgaaattaagtAAATTGAACTGAATTCtattgaaattgaaataatgatataattctttaaaaataacaataattaaaataaaaagtttataaaaataataatagttaataataataaataattataattataattgataataataaattactgaATTGATTAAGCGataaaaaaaggtaaatttactcaattttatatgttacacgttaggattaaattttaAGGTTAAATTTATTATGTATGGAATAAAGGGTTTGTAAGgaaatgaaaaattataaaGTGACTAAAATGTCCCACtcaattaattatgtatattagTTACTTCCCATATAATTAAATCATGTTACTTACGATTGTTTTTAATTACAtatctaaataataattatctaatttcatatattatttatttaaaaatctaatcaattatagtataatttaaattaaattataaaatatatattctattattttattatatttatatgttaataatattaataaaaataataattatttaatttttatatctattaaattataataaattcttaATGAAGTTAActtttaatataaatgaattatgAAAAAAATACATTGGTATTGGTATGGGTTTGTTTGACAATCACAAattggtttttctttttgtggTAATGCACCCAAAAAAAACAATGGGATAAATAATGTGCTTGATTTGGTATTAGTTAATTTTAACAAGGGcaataatggaaaatgaaatttGTAACCCTCCTAAACCCTCCAAATCGGtgggtttgaaaattgaaacAAATATACACAAATCAAACTTTTCCAAACCTTTCCTAAACCCTTCAAAACCTTTACCCTTCTAAATTTATATCCTCCAAATAAAGAATTCCACAAACCCTCCCAAACTCTTCCCTTACTAACCCTCCCAAACCCCATCCAATCAAACCCTTAATGAACCAGAtggtttattttgtatttttccatTAAATATATGAAAAGAATTTGCTAATGTGTATTATGAAAACTGCTTTCTCCGACTACAAATGgaatataaacaaaaaaaaatttgctgATCCAAACCCCTTTTCACCCAAAATTCCTCGCCGCATCGGACTCTAATGGCTTCTCACCACCCTTacaaccaccaccaccaccaccaccaccaccattCTCAAAATCCCATCCCCGCCCCCTGCAACTGCCATTACAACGATTGCTGCTCTCAATCTTCTCCGCCTCCACAACACTTATCAATTGACCCTATTTTGCAAGCTCTTTCCCTTCTCCTTCAACGGCAGCAACCCAATCACCACGCTCACCTAAACAAACATCAGGCTCGCAAAAACCCTCACCATAACTTACAATTTCAGGCGCAGAAGCTGCATTCGGAACTGCTTGGTGAGGATGAACTAACCCACTCTCACTCTGttatctcttctcttcttcaacGGATCAGCTCTCTCGAAACCTCTCTTGCCCACTTTCATGCTTCTTCGTCTTCCAATAAGCATCGCTATCCTTCGTATTCACTTCGAGAAGCAGCTGCCCGCGTTATTCAAGCTCATTTCCGTGCCTTTCTTGTTCGGAGATCGCGAACCCTAAGTCAGCTTCAGGATCTTGCTTTTATCAAATCCAGCTTCAACTCTCTCAAATCTTCTATTTCGAATAGAAACCATTTTAATTATGGGTCCGTTTCGCAGAAAGCCATGGATTTGTTGCACAAGCTTGACTCAATTCAGGTATATCATCCGCGtacttttctcttatttttcaaAACAATAGCTTCTTATTAATCTGATTTTTGTCGTGTGGGTTTTGCTGTTAGGGCGGCGACCCTATGATCAGAGATGGTAAAAGGTCAATTAGCGGAAACATAGTGAGATTTTTGGAGTACATTGATGCAATTACAGTTAAAAGGCATGAACGTTCATGCAAACCTGTAAAAAATGTTAGATTTGTTAGGAATAGTAACACGTCTAGGGCTTTAAATTCCAATGGACATTTTAGTGTTCCTCAAAAGGAACTAGTGGAGAAATTAAGTGAAAGAGTTGAAAAGATTCGTGGGTTTTCAAGGGTGTTTGATAatgatgaggaagatgtagagctTGAAGGTTTTCAGGAATTCATTGATGACGATGACAATGATGAAGAAGAGAAACCCGAATATCACAGGGTCCTCGTTGATGGAAAGCACAACAACTCCAAAATTAAAAATGGGGTTTTGGTGAAAAACACTGATGGTAAACCTAGAGTGAAGAAAACTGTAAGCTTTGCTGACAATGAGGACTTGTGTAGGATTTTCAGTGACCCCCCTGAACCAGTTTCAAATGGAGATGGCAGTGTATCTGATGGGAGCAATTCCATTGACGATCACGTAGAGCACATGGATTATAATGAAATCGAAGAACAACGAAAGGGAACGAGCGACAATGCTAAGAATGATGAAGTTTATCAGGAGCAGAAAGCTGCATCTTCACATACCAGTAATGGTGAGAGAAGTGGTGCAAGGAATTTAAGAGGTGGATATTCTGAAATGATTAGTATTCAGCAGAATGAAGATGGCAGATTAGTTTTTTCTCCTCCAGTTCCTGTGAAGATGGAATCAAGAGCTGATTtgatgcagaagaggaagacgGTGAAATTTGTTACATAGGAGAACAGATCAAATGcttcatttttattctaattaggGGGTGGATGTATTTCCCATGGGTAACTTTTTGTTCTAGTTTCTGGTAGGTGATGAACTTGATTGTGGAGGCCTTGTTATGCATTTATGAGGATTTGTGATTGTGATTTTGCTACCTTATCTAAACAAATTTGACTTCAAGAAAATCATATTTGAGATTTCCTGGCTATGGTTTTATAATCCATGTCATGTCAGCCATTTATAGCAACTGTTTCAACAGCAGCTATGCCTTAAAATGGTGAAAACAAGATTGTGGCCATGAGAACTCTTCATTTCTCAACAAAGTACATCTTGTTCTTCATCAAATCTTGCTGCTACCTCTTATCTGAAGGATTAATTTTACAGCAAACGAAAAAAGATTCAAAAGTTTCATTGTCAACTAATGTGAACTTGAGTAGAGGCTTAGTGTAAAATGTATCAAACTCTGCCTTTGCTTCTTTCTGGTGTCCAAATTCCAAAGATATCTATATTGCTCAGCACAATCTTGTATGCTAGTCTTGCTGTTACATAACCATCAAAAAGTGAATTCACATTGCACTTTGCTGGCGGTCAGGGAAATTCTTAGCTGCACACTATGTTACACGGACACGGGAAACGTCTTTTCTATAAAACATAGGACACGGAAATGTGggggaaacgtgtaaatattaaaaatattgggacatatttataaatattaaaaatatatttttatatttgaatttttgtaatataactaaataaatgcatatgaaaaaatttataaaactctTACCTAACCATAATTATTAGATACATGAAATATAAATGatgtcaaaaaaaatattaagagaaaaaaagataaaacaatGAAAGTTTTCCTCCTGAATACTAAAAATCTATTTTTTcaatgtttatttctattttcacCAACAAGTAGGGATTTTAGCTCCGGTTCATCTAAAGTTTTCCTCATTGTCTTTTGGTTTACCTAAAATTTATTGCTGCACATAAAGAAACACATACTCCTTTGGATATTCCTGCTCCTTTTCTCTTCAAATAAGGATAGACCATAATTGCTCTGTTTACCTCTGTTTTTTCTGAATCCCAGACAGATATGGATATCCAACTTTTGAATATTACGGAAACGGTCTCAAAACGTATCCTAGAAGTTTCCGGGAGTTTCCGTATCCGAAACGTATCGGATACGTGATACGCAAGCATGTTGAACTATCCGTGCTTCATATTGCACATAAGAATTTGAGCAGATTGAAGTGTATTTTGCAAAAGAGATGTGGTTGATTAATACTCGATGCAGAAGTGTATTTTGCGAGAAAAATGTGTTTGATTAAGACTCGGTGCAGACGAGTAACGTTCTCTCAAAGCACCGCTGAACTTAGATTTAATTGTTGTTTGTTTTGGGATTGTTAATGTTgttaaacataataataatatgttaaattattattatatttatttgattgTTTTTTGGAAGATATTTATTTGATTGTTAATGtgtttaaatataataatatattcaattcttattatatttatttgattgaaaataatttggTTTGAATGTCTGCAAATTATTTGGTTTGAATGTCTGTAAATTATTTCTAACAGAATGTATCTCTTATTTATACTAAATTTCGAATGAACTTTATAATAAAATCAAGTCATtataataataagaaaagaaagtcATTCTTGCTTAAAAAAAGTCATTAgagttttaaattaaatatttatttaaaaaaattgtgaaGAATTCTACAATCCAAATTATCAAAAGATTCAAATATGGGTTTGATGCTTACTTTTttgaagttttgattaattttaagTAGGTAATGGAAAAATATTTTAGAAATATGGATTTGTATTACTAGTCACGTTTTTTCCACGTCAAAGTTATTTGGGAAAAAGAACGATTAATCCACGATCTAAGAACGAAGTTTCACTAACTAAGAAAAGAGAGGGGGTGACGTCGAATTgtatggagaagatgaagataaTTATTATGTCTGACTATTCCTCTATTTATAGGTTAGGTTTCCTTATCTTTCCAGGATTAGACAATAATTAATTCATATTCAGATACTGATTCTAATTCTTGATTAGATTAGTATCCCTAGTTAATTAATTGGATAactaggatttctaattatctAATTTCTTAACTAGACAAATATCTGAATCCAATTTTAATCCAGTCGGAAATTCCTACATCTCCCACTCAAACGTATTAAATTCGCTTTACCTTTCTCTTTTCATATTTGTAAGGAGATCGTGCGACTAGCATACCGTTGAGAGTATTGTTGCTATATACTTGTTAGAGATATAGAGTACCTCGATAACTTAAGTAGTATACACCTGTTAAGGTTGTACAAAAAGCATTGGTAAAATGTATGCTTTTATCTCAAGTTTCATATCACATCCCTTGTATTCTTTTACTTTGATCTCtataaaattctattttcacAATTATACATCTCAATATAATTGTCCTGACTATGAAACATAGAAACTTGAAATGAGTCTTTTTAACCATGTTTCTTTTATCATAATTTAAAGTTTACTTATCCAATCAATCTCATTCTGAGTTGAATTATCACCTAGCCCATCGGAGAATCCGaccaaaacaaacaaatttaAATTATACTTCTAAAACAAGCAAAGGTTCTAAGGATACGAGTTTCGAAATCCTCAATGATTATTGATAGCACTCAAATAATATCATTGTACACGTGTGCTCATCTTAAGCTAACAGGAACGCGCAGATCAACGAGAGTCGTCAGATCAAACTAAATAGGATTAAAACCTCTCTTCAGACACATGGACCAATGAGAAAGATATTTGAATCCTCCTCGGATCAGAATGTATCAATCCCGCCTAGGATTAAGGAATCTCAAATCAGGTATAATGCAAACTATCTAAAATACGTTCATCACTTAGTTGTCTTCTGAGGATAATCGGAAAATTGTTGAATGATCCCTTAGGCTTCCTAGAAATAGAACGCAAATACATAATCAATGTACATACACACATCTATTACAATTTCTCTCAATTCCTTGGTACTCTGTTTTAAACTTTGCTAACTTAGGTATTAGAGTATGGTCATTTTGTCAACGGTCTCACGCAGAATATCTTTCTATCTTATCTCAAGCGACGAAAAAAACTCTTTAAGCAATGGAGTACTAGCTCACATATTCTCTCATATCACTTATGGAGCATATGCTCTTTTTATGTATAAGAAAGAAAAGGGGataagtgtaaaaatactctcAACATTAGTAGctaagaataattttattcctaacatcGATTATACTCTACCTAATATGGAATCTCGTTATTATCACCACAACTTTTTGCATTATGTTATTATTCAGAACTAACAGATCAAAAACatgtattctttttttttaaattaaaaaaaagtgtaaaagactaaataatgttttgaactttttttattttatttcaatatgTTACTGATgattgataaaatgacacacatgtaaaagactaaataatgttttgaacAAGATTTAGACTTCGTAATAATCATTAAAACAGGTCAATTTTCAAATGTTGTGAGTAAAATTATCCTAACTTACAAATcttaataatataattgtatcatttataacattaaatataaaattactcatagCCTTTGTCTGTGAGGAAGTTAATCGAGGTAAATATGACTCATGGAATGTAAAATATCACATTAACTTTGTTTGAGAGTTTTGTTTAGAGTAAATGAAGATTGATGAAAGTTAAACTTTTATTTCCTTTAAAGTTTAAattctaacctccaaattggaggttaatggaaataatgaaaatttcattaaaaaatttatcCCTGCTGAATAAACTCTaacttttcttctcttttgtaTTTAAACTCTCAAACGAAGTTAAACTTTTAACTCTCAATTACATTCTATAAactaccaaacaagtttaatttttaactttcattttcATCATCCCTTTTCCTTTCCATTACCTCATTTAACTTTCATCTCCATTAATATTAGACATGTTCATAGGTTGGGCTGAACCGAGCTCGACCCAGGCATAATCGGATTTTACATTAAACTATCGtgtccaagcccagcccagcccgtaTTATATATACACCGGACTAGACTAATGTAAGAAAATTGATTCCCAAGCCAAACTCATCCCGTATTATATTTACACCGGACTCGGACTGGCCAATGTAAGAAATTGATTCTCAAACTCAGTCCAGTCCATccaactaatatatatttatattaaaataattatttaaaattaatattaaactttaaatgtaaaataataaaaacgaaTTAACTAATCTAGAGCAGCTCCTGAGATCAGTGCAACGATATATCAACTTGCGCCAATCTGAAGAGCTGCTTCCTATAATTGAAGAgttaaacatatatataaaattggGTTGTGCCTAATTCATGAAACTAActattaacaaaaataattaataaaaataactattaacaaagtaataaaaattaaataaatgtaaaaaaaacatatatataatataaaagatGGATCAGACCGGATTAGGCTCAGGCTTTTGACACAAATCTCAAGCCCAATCCATTTGATATGTGGGCTTAAACGGGTTCGGAACGGTTCTCAGTATATATATTCAAGTTCAACCCAATAAAGGCGGGTTTAGATGGACTAGGcggggggtaaatttcatcaatggtgtacaacat
The DNA window shown above is from Euphorbia lathyris chromosome 1, ddEupLath1.1, whole genome shotgun sequence and carries:
- the LOC136208609 gene encoding BAG family molecular chaperone regulator 8, chloroplastic, with the protein product MASHHPYNHHHHHHHHHSQNPIPAPCNCHYNDCCSQSSPPPQHLSIDPILQALSLLLQRQQPNHHAHLNKHQARKNPHHNLQFQAQKLHSELLGEDELTHSHSVISSLLQRISSLETSLAHFHASSSSNKHRYPSYSLREAAARVIQAHFRAFLVRRSRTLSQLQDLAFIKSSFNSLKSSISNRNHFNYGSVSQKAMDLLHKLDSIQGGDPMIRDGKRSISGNIVRFLEYIDAITVKRHERSCKPVKNVRFVRNSNTSRALNSNGHFSVPQKELVEKLSERVEKIRGFSRVFDNDEEDVELEGFQEFIDDDDNDEEEKPEYHRVLVDGKHNNSKIKNGVLVKNTDGKPRVKKTVSFADNEDLCRIFSDPPEPVSNGDGSVSDGSNSIDDHVEHMDYNEIEEQRKGTSDNAKNDEVYQEQKAASSHTSNGERSGARNLRGGYSEMISIQQNEDGRLVFSPPVPVKMESRADLMQKRKTVKFVT